A region of the Betaproteobacteria bacterium genome:
AGATCGAAGCCGCCATCAAGAGCGACATGCTCGAGCAGGTGATCGAGGCGATCGAGAAGTCAGCCAATACGGGCAAGATCGGCGACGGCAAGATCTTCGTTTTCGAACTCGAACAGGTCATCCGGATTCGCACCGGAGAGACCGGGGCCGACGCCCTGTAAGGGAGACCATGATGAAACGCCTATTCACGCTACTCACTCTGTGCGCTGCGCTCGGGCTGTCCGCACCCACGTTGGCACAAACCGCGGCGCCCGAGGCGAAACCGGCTGCCGAAGCGTCAGCGGCCCCAGCGGCCGCGGCCGAAGCGCCGGCACCTGCAGCCGAAGCGGCCAAGCCGGCACCGACGCTCGACAGCGGCGACACGGCCTGGATGCTCATGTCCACCGTGCTGGTCACGATGATGGTCATCCCGGGCCTGGCGCTGTTCTACGCCGGCATGGTTCGCGCCAAGAGCGCGCTGTCGGTATTGATGCAGGTGTTCTCCGTGTTCTGCCTGATGGGCATCCTGTGGGCGGTCTACGGCTACAGCCTCGCCTTCTCGGGCGAGGGCAAGTTCTTCGGTGGCTTCGACAAACTGATGCTCGCCGGGATCACGCCGGATTCGCTCAATGCCACCATACCGGAGTACGTGTGGGTGAACTTCCAGCTCACGTTCGCCGCCATCACGCCGGCGCTGATCATCGGTGCCTATGCCGAACGCATGAAGTTCTCGGCCGTGCTGCTGTTCATGACGCTGTGGCTCACCTTCTGCTATGTGCCGATGGCCCACATGGTCTGGGGAGGCGGCTGGATCGCCGGCATGGGCGCGATCGACTTCGCGGGCGGCACGGTGGTGCACATGAACGCGGGTATCGCCGGTCTGGTCGCGGCGCTCGTGCTGGGCAAGCGCAAGGGCTACGGCACGCTGGCGATGCCACCGCATAACCTCACCCTCACGCTGATCGGGGCGTCGCTTCTGTGGGTGGGCTGGTACGGTTTCAATGCGGGCAGCGCGGTCTCGGCAGGCGGCAGCGCCGGCCTTGCGATGATCAACACGACGTTGTGCACGGCGGCCGCCTCGCTCGCGTGGATGTTCGCGGAGTGGATGGCCAAGGGCAAGCCGAGCCTGCTGGGTATCGCCACGGGCGCCATCGCGGGTCTGGTCGCCATCACTCCGGCCTGCGGCAATGCCGGTCCGATGGGCTCCATCGCGCTCGGCATCGCGGCGGGATTGATCTCGCTGTGGGCGGTAGTGAGCCTCAAGAAGACACTGGGCTACGACGATTCGCTGGACGTGTTCGGCGTCCACGGCGTTGCCGGTATCGTCGGCGCGCTGGGCATCGGCATCCTGGCCTCCCCGACCCTGGGCGGCACCGGATTCGGCGCCGGCAACGAGGGCATCGCGGCGCAATTGACCACCCAGGCGATCACGGTCGGCTTCACCCTCGTCTTCACGGGCGTGGTCAGCTACGTGCTGCTCAAGATCGTCGACATGGTCGTGGGTCTGCGCGTAAGCGACGAGGCGGAAGCGGAAGGCCTCGACATCGCGGAGCATGGCGAGAACGCCTACAACACCTGATTCGTAAGGCAACAGACTCGACCCGGGCGCCCGCGGGCGCCCGTTTCTTTTCCTGGGCGCTGGCGCGACCGGCATCGGCTACAATCCCGCCCTCCAACGCCCAAGTCGCTCAGACATCACTCACACGATCGGCGGCGCTGCAACACCCTAACATCGCACCGCCACGCGAATCGGAGGCCGCCCATGAACGTCCCGCATCTGCTCACGGCGCTCAAAGGTCCGATGCTCGACCTGGAACGCCGTCTGCTCGAGGCGCAACCGACCATCGAACATTGGCTGCGCTCGCAATGGCAGGATCGCACCGTGCCGTTCTACTGCTCGGTGGATCTGCGCAACGCCGGCTTCAAGCTCGCGCCCGTCGACACCAATCTCTTCCCCGGCGGGTTCAACAACCTGGCGCCCGAATTCACGCCGCTCGCCGTGCAGGCCGCGATGACCGCAATCGACAAGGCCTGTCCCGATGCGCGCGGCATCGTGCTGGTGCCGGAAAATCACACGCGCAACACCTTCTACCTGCAGAACCTGGCGGCACTCGCCCACATCCTGCGCCAGGTCGGCATGAACGTGCGCATCGGAAGCCTGCTGCCCGAGATCACGGCGCCGACGCAAATCGAGGTGCCTGGCAACGGCTCGCTCGTGTTCGAGCCGATCCAGCGCAAGGGCAACCGGGTGCTGGTCGACGGCTTCGATCCGTGCGCGGTGCTGCTCAACAACGACCTCTCCGCCGGCGTTCCGGACGTGCTGCGCGGCATCGAGCAGGCCATTCTGCCACCGCTGCATGCGGGCTGGCACGTGCGGCGCAAGTCGAACCACTTCGCGGCCTACGACCGGGTCGCGAAGGAGTTCGCCGAGCTGCTCGGCTTCGATCCCTGGCTGCTCGATCCCTTTTTCGAGACGTGCGGCAAGATCGACTTCCGCGGCCGCCAGGGCGAGGAATGCCTCGAAGGCTATGTCGAAGAAATCCTGACTGACGTACGGGCGAAGTACAAGGAATACGGCATCCAGGAAGAGCCGTTCGTCATCGTCAAAGCCGACGCCGGCACCTACGGAATGGGCATCATGAGCGTCAAGGATCCCTCCGAGATCCGCGACCTGAATCGGCGCCAGCGCAACAAGATGGCGGTGGTGAAGGAAGGGCTCGAAGTGCACGACGTGCTGGTGCAGGAAGGCGTGCACACCTTCGAAACCGTCGACGACGCGGTTGCGGAACCCGTGGTCTACATGCTCGACCGCTTCGTCGTGGGCGGCTTCTATCGCGTGCACACCGAGCGTGGCAAGGACCAGAACCTCAACGCACCCGGCATGCACTTCGTGCCGCTCGCATTCGCGAGCCCCTGCCTGCCGGATCTCGCCGGCGCGCCCGACTGCCCGCCTAATCGCTTCTATGCCTACGGTGTCGTGGCGCGCCTCGCACTGGTCGCCGCCGCCATCGAGCTGGAAGAAACCGAAGCCGCCTTCGAGGCCGCCGAAGCCGCGCGTCCTGTGCAGGCGGCCCGCGCCTGATCGCCTGCGATGTAGCGTCCTGAGTCCGAAATTCGCCGCGCAAAAGATGCCGAGAATCGACGCCATACATTGTCGCGAATCCTCGCCAGGTGTCCAACCTGGCTGCGGTCTCGCGTTCCGCGTCTGGCGCCGATTTCGACACTTTTGCCCTCTCGGGTGCGGGGCACGCAATTGAGATTGCAGCAACGAATCCCGGACTCAGGACGCTAGCGCTCACATGAAGATCGCGTTCATTCTCGATCCGCTCGAATCGATCAAGACCTACAAGGACACGTCCTTCGCCATGATGCGCGAGGCTTGCGCGCGCGGCCATCGCATCTTCTCGATTCAGCAGGAGGAGCTGCTGTGGCGCGAAGGCCGGGTCTGCGCCCACGCGCGCGAGCTCGAGCTCACCGGCGATGCCTATCGCTGGTACGAGGCGGGCGAGCCCGTGCTGCAGTCGCTGGCGGACTTCGATGCCGTCCTGATGCGCAAGGACCCGCCGTTCGATATGGAGTACGTCTACAGCACCTACCTGCTCGAGCTGGCGCAGAAGGAAGGCGCGCGCGTCTACAACGACCCGCGCGCGATCCGCGATCACAACGAGAAAATGGCGATCGCGCGCTTCGCGCAGTTCACCGCGCCCACCATCGTGACGCGCCAGGAGCCGCTGCTGCGCGAGTTTCTGGCCGAGCACGGCGATATCATCCTCAAGCCGCTGGACGGCATGGGCGGTACGTCGATATTCCGGCTGCACCGTAACGATCCCAACATCGGGGTGGTGATCGAGACGCTCACGCATTATGGCCGGCGCACCATCATGGCGCAGCGCTACATCCCCGAAATCAGCCGCGGCGACAAGCGCATTCTGCTGATCGACGGCCAAGCGGTCCCCTATTGCCTCGCGCGTATCCCCAAGCAGGGCGAGACGCGCGGCAACCTGGCTGCCGGCGGGCGCGGCATCGCGCAGCCGTTGTCCGAGCGCGATCGCGAGATCGCGTCGCATGCGGGCCCCGTCCTGGCCGCCGAGGGGCTGCTGCTGGTGGGGCTGGATGTGATCGGGGATTTCCTCACCGAAGTGAACGTCACCAGCCCCACCTGCTTCCAGGAGATCGCCGAGCAGTCCGGCTTCAATGTCGCCGGGATGATGCTGGACGCGATCGAGCGCAAGGTGGCTACGAGCTGAGCTTTCGCAGCGTGGATGACATCCGCGACGCGCTGGACTCCCCTCTCCCTTCGGGAGAGGGGCTGGGGGGCAAGCCCGGGAATTCGCGGACCATGGTCCGCGCCGGGCGAGCGGCATCGGCCTGCATGCCGATGCGCGCACTGCAAGTGAGGGTGAGGACGCTCGGAAGCGATTCGGCTGCAGCCGAAGCTCCGCTCGGCGGCTCTGTCGCAAATTCACCCGTCGGCTCCCAGTCTGCAGCACACGAGCGCGCATGAGGTTTGCTCATTGTGCTCTGCAATAGCATAATCCTGGATAATTCTGCTTCGTCATGATCGGCATTCTCCTCATGACGCACGGCATGCTGGGCGAAAGCCTGCTGCACTGCGCCAGCCATATTCTCGGCAGCCGCCCGCGGCAACTCGTGCAGATCGGCGTGACGCCGCAGGACGATCCGAAGTTGATCCTGCCGCTTGCCATCCGCCTGGCCCGCAGCGTGGACTCGGGTCAAGGCATTCTCGTCATGACCGATATCTTCGGCGGTACGCCGAGCAACGTTGCCACCCACCTGCTGGTGCCGGGCAAGGTCGAGGGCATCGCCGGGGTCAATCTGCCGATGCTGATCCGTGCCCTCACCTATCGCAACGAACCGCTCGCGATCGTGCTGGAGAAGGCGCTTTCGGGGGGAACCGAAGGGGTCGTGCGCATGCCGCCTTCGGAGCGCGCCAGTGCTGCAACAGGAACTTGAGATCGTCAACAAGCTGGGCCTTCATGCGCGTGCATCGGTCAAGCTCACCCAGACGGCGGCCCGCTTCAGCTCGGAGATCTGGCTCACGCGCAACGGCAAGCGCGTCAATGCGAAAAGCATCATGGGCGTGATGATGCTCGCTGCCGCGCGCGGCAGCACCGTGCTGCTGGAGATCGAGGGCCCCGACGAATCATCCGCGCTGGAAGCGCTCGTGCAGCTGGTGGCATCGCGCTTCGGCGAGCCCGACTAGCGTGCCCGCGTAGCCCACGCGCCCGGCCCGATCCACGTTCCAGCAGTGCAGACCCGGTTGCTTCCGGCGCATGGAACTATGGGCTCGAGCTGCAACTGACGCTAGACTAGGCGCAGGACTTCACGGGGCGCCATGAGCTTCACCATCCACGGCACGGGGATCTGCGGCGGCATCGCCATCGGGCAGGCGCTGCTGCACTCGCATACGCGGCTCGAAGCCGGCCATTACCAGATCCCGCAAAGCCAGATCCACGATGAGCTCGCGCGCTTCGATGCCGCAGTGGCGAAAACGCGCGCCGAGTTCGCGACCTTGCGGGAGAACATACCGCCCAAGGCGCCGCCGGAGTTCGAGGCCTTCATCGACGTGCACATGATGATCCTCAACGATTCGCTGCTGTCCCAGGTGCCGCGGGAGATCATCGAGCGCGAGCGCTGCAACGCCGAATGGGCGCTCAAGCTCCAGGCCGACGAGCTGCTGTCGCAGTTCGACGCCATCGAGG
Encoded here:
- a CDS encoding PTS fructose transporter subunit IIA → MIGILLMTHGMLGESLLHCASHILGSRPRQLVQIGVTPQDDPKLILPLAIRLARSVDSGQGILVMTDIFGGTPSNVATHLLVPGKVEGIAGVNLPMLIRALTYRNEPLAIVLEKALSGGTEGVVRMPPSERASAATGT
- the gshA gene encoding glutamate--cysteine ligase, with translation MNVPHLLTALKGPMLDLERRLLEAQPTIEHWLRSQWQDRTVPFYCSVDLRNAGFKLAPVDTNLFPGGFNNLAPEFTPLAVQAAMTAIDKACPDARGIVLVPENHTRNTFYLQNLAALAHILRQVGMNVRIGSLLPEITAPTQIEVPGNGSLVFEPIQRKGNRVLVDGFDPCAVLLNNDLSAGVPDVLRGIEQAILPPLHAGWHVRRKSNHFAAYDRVAKEFAELLGFDPWLLDPFFETCGKIDFRGRQGEECLEGYVEEILTDVRAKYKEYGIQEEPFVIVKADAGTYGMGIMSVKDPSEIRDLNRRQRNKMAVVKEGLEVHDVLVQEGVHTFETVDDAVAEPVVYMLDRFVVGGFYRVHTERGKDQNLNAPGMHFVPLAFASPCLPDLAGAPDCPPNRFYAYGVVARLALVAAAIELEETEAAFEAAEAARPVQAARA
- a CDS encoding HPr family phosphocarrier protein — translated: MLQQELEIVNKLGLHARASVKLTQTAARFSSEIWLTRNGKRVNAKSIMGVMMLAAARGSTVLLEIEGPDESSALEALVQLVASRFGEPD
- the amt gene encoding ammonium transporter: MKRLFTLLTLCAALGLSAPTLAQTAAPEAKPAAEASAAPAAAAEAPAPAAEAAKPAPTLDSGDTAWMLMSTVLVTMMVIPGLALFYAGMVRAKSALSVLMQVFSVFCLMGILWAVYGYSLAFSGEGKFFGGFDKLMLAGITPDSLNATIPEYVWVNFQLTFAAITPALIIGAYAERMKFSAVLLFMTLWLTFCYVPMAHMVWGGGWIAGMGAIDFAGGTVVHMNAGIAGLVAALVLGKRKGYGTLAMPPHNLTLTLIGASLLWVGWYGFNAGSAVSAGGSAGLAMINTTLCTAAASLAWMFAEWMAKGKPSLLGIATGAIAGLVAITPACGNAGPMGSIALGIAAGLISLWAVVSLKKTLGYDDSLDVFGVHGVAGIVGALGIGILASPTLGGTGFGAGNEGIAAQLTTQAITVGFTLVFTGVVSYVLLKIVDMVVGLRVSDEAEAEGLDIAEHGENAYNT
- the gshB gene encoding glutathione synthase, producing the protein MKIAFILDPLESIKTYKDTSFAMMREACARGHRIFSIQQEELLWREGRVCAHARELELTGDAYRWYEAGEPVLQSLADFDAVLMRKDPPFDMEYVYSTYLLELAQKEGARVYNDPRAIRDHNEKMAIARFAQFTAPTIVTRQEPLLREFLAEHGDIILKPLDGMGGTSIFRLHRNDPNIGVVIETLTHYGRRTIMAQRYIPEISRGDKRILLIDGQAVPYCLARIPKQGETRGNLAAGGRGIAQPLSERDREIASHAGPVLAAEGLLLVGLDVIGDFLTEVNVTSPTCFQEIAEQSGFNVAGMMLDAIERKVATS